The Podospora bellae-mahoneyi strain CBS 112042 chromosome 7, whole genome shotgun sequence genomic sequence tcaacaacaacaacccaaccggcacaaaccatcatcatcatcatcatcaccaccatcactccACCAAAAAAATGGCCGACCCCTTCGAAGTGCGAATGCGCTTCACAAACCAACTGAGGCAACTCAACGCCTCGGTTACGTCTGCCCAAAAGGCGGCCCAGTTCGCGCTTAAACACCatgagatgggggaggatttGCATTCTTGCATTTTGGAGCAGCTTGAAAAGGTCCCTTTACCCTCCGCCCCTTACATCCCCACATCATTACTGACAAAAGGACAGAACAACATGAACACCCGCGCCAACATTATGTACTTTATCGAACACTTCCTCGACCTCGCCCAGAAGGAATCCCACCCTGAATACGTTGTTCTCATGCAGCGGGACATCATCCGCGTCGTTGACGCTGTCGCTCCCGAAGATGGGACCGGGATCGCAAACGTCAAAGTTGCGAGGAAGGTCCTGCAGGCGTTGGCGGCAAAGTCGTTTCTTGATGGGGAGCTGCTGAGTCAGAttgaggaggtgttgagggagaggtatTCTGC encodes the following:
- a CDS encoding hypothetical protein (COG:S; EggNog:ENOG503NYTD) yields the protein MADPFEVRMRFTNQLRQLNASVTSAQKAAQFALKHHEMGEDLHSCILEQLEKNNMNTRANIMYFIEHFLDLAQKESHPEYVVLMQRDIIRVVDAVAPEDGTGIANVKVARKVLQALAAKSFLDGELLSQIEEVLRERYSAAQQDLALMSSPTTAVGDGNVGGGGGVPTPQTRVSTGGGGGGGGGGKGKMKLDRKQVEQRIEEDRERHKRQREGIWAVSPENEAELSKLWEETSELGEDDERMCDEEWEEWEEAMGGGCGHWGERTNGDHHS